One window from the genome of Streptococcus halotolerans encodes:
- a CDS encoding helix-turn-helix domain-containing protein yields the protein MEKETMLAIKLKEYRQVHGLTQAELAEQLDVSDKTISKWENGETYPSKRNMIRISNQLGVSIESLLIESSQKESQGLRIGNYRIDYIFMVFMIPFIIMGIQTKNYVFFASVIVLFIIGAKRQ from the coding sequence TTGGAAAAAGAAACGATGTTAGCCATCAAGTTAAAAGAGTATCGCCAAGTACATGGATTGACACAAGCAGAACTGGCAGAGCAATTAGATGTTTCTGATAAGACAATTTCAAAATGGGAAAATGGAGAAACCTATCCTAGTAAGCGCAATATGATAAGGATTAGTAATCAACTAGGAGTGAGCATTGAGTCCTTACTTATTGAAAGTTCACAAAAAGAAAGTCAAGGGTTACGTATAGGGAATTATCGCATTGACTATATATTTATGGTTTTTATGATTCCTTTCATTATAATGGGTATACAGACTAAAAATTATGTATTTTTCGCAAGTGTTATCGTGTTATTTATTATTGGCGCAAAACGACAATAG
- the rpsD gene encoding 30S ribosomal protein S4: MSRYTGPSWKQARRLGLSLTGTGKELARRNYVPGQHGPNNRSKLSEYGLQLAEKQKLRFTYGMGEKQFRNLFVQASKIKGGILGYNFMLLLERRLDNVVYRLGLATTRRQARQFVNHGHILVDGKRVDIPSYRVEVGQVISVREKSAKVPAILEAVEATVGRPAFVSFDAEKLEGSLSRLPERDEIHPEINEALIVEFYNKML, from the coding sequence ATGTCACGTTATACAGGACCATCATGGAAACAAGCCCGTCGTCTTGGCTTGTCACTTACAGGAACAGGTAAAGAGCTTGCCCGCCGTAACTATGTTCCAGGACAACACGGACCAAACAACCGTTCAAAACTTTCTGAATACGGTTTGCAATTAGCTGAGAAGCAAAAATTGCGTTTCACTTATGGAATGGGTGAAAAACAATTCCGTAACTTGTTCGTACAAGCAAGCAAAATCAAAGGTGGAATCCTTGGTTACAACTTCATGCTTCTTCTTGAACGTCGCCTTGACAACGTTGTTTACCGTTTAGGTCTTGCAACTACTCGTCGTCAAGCTCGTCAGTTTGTAAACCACGGTCACATCCTTGTTGATGGAAAACGCGTTGATATCCCATCATACCGTGTTGAAGTTGGTCAAGTCATCTCAGTTCGTGAAAAATCAGCTAAAGTTCCAGCTATCCTTGAAGCAGTTGAAGCTACAGTTGGACGTCCAGCGTTTGTATCATTCGATGCTGAAAAACTTGAAGGATCACTTTCACGTCTTCCAGAGCGTGATGAAATCCACCCAGAAATTAACGAAGCCCTTATCGTTGAATTCTACAACAAAATGCTTTAA
- a CDS encoding DUF1304 domain-containing protein: MSVITLILATLVALEHFYIMYLETFATQSKATGRVFKMSQEERSRDSVSKLFKNQGIYNGLIAIFLLFGILTSNQTLVVVFLLNVVFAAAYGALTADKKIILTQGGLAILALITLLF; this comes from the coding sequence ATGTCAGTTATTACGCTTATTTTAGCTACTTTAGTAGCTTTGGAACATTTTTATATCATGTATTTAGAGACGTTTGCAACCCAGTCGAAAGCCACAGGTCGTGTTTTTAAGATGTCTCAGGAGGAGCGTTCGCGTGATTCGGTCAGCAAACTCTTTAAGAATCAGGGGATTTACAATGGTTTGATTGCTATTTTTTTGTTATTTGGGATTTTGACAAGCAATCAGACGTTGGTCGTAGTCTTTTTGCTTAATGTGGTTTTTGCCGCAGCTTACGGAGCATTGACTGCTGATAAGAAAATCATCTTGACCCAAGGTGGTCTGGCGATTTTGGCTCTCATTACCTTACTGTTTTAA
- a CDS encoding DUF4097 family beta strand repeat-containing protein translates to MKKTNKVLFILSLILISCGTVAVLWGHSHGGLQDIKEATATKKVEQELSSFKHLDLKLNTRDLIIEPSKDDKWHLTYYTGSKVLGKLAVKQDGDNLSLKQSHETTTVTGLISALGYYLNNQDQDSHDVVLSVPKNANFDSIKGYVSGSTHLYHFPIKEVDLTSESIYTDDTVISKANFSATSLYLDNSNISGLKLEASDYLSLTNSTINKGQFKGNSTTIDVDNSHLQNTAIKLEDGTLTLTDTELDNVNLSGDSNTITAKQLSLKNLTEITSRYSDITIHLEEKTRSTTNFNLKVTDEELSLSDAIASSDQMTTDEDQENLSFHKQVKDNKATLTINSKEGPVSID, encoded by the coding sequence ATGAAAAAAACAAATAAAGTCCTTTTCATTCTTTCTCTCATCTTGATTAGTTGTGGAACAGTAGCTGTTTTATGGGGACATAGCCATGGTGGTCTACAAGACATCAAAGAGGCAACAGCAACTAAAAAAGTTGAGCAAGAGTTATCCAGTTTTAAACACTTAGACCTCAAACTAAACACTCGTGACCTTATTATTGAACCGTCCAAAGATGATAAATGGCATTTGACATACTATACTGGTAGTAAAGTCTTAGGCAAATTAGCAGTTAAACAAGATGGTGATAACCTATCTCTCAAACAATCTCATGAAACTACCACTGTCACAGGACTAATATCCGCTTTGGGGTATTACCTCAACAATCAAGATCAGGATAGCCATGATGTTGTCTTATCCGTTCCTAAAAATGCTAACTTTGATAGCATCAAAGGCTATGTTTCAGGCTCAACCCATCTCTATCATTTCCCAATCAAAGAAGTCGATCTAACATCTGAGTCCATCTACACTGATGACACAGTCATTTCAAAAGCTAATTTTTCAGCTACTTCTCTCTACTTGGATAATAGTAACATCAGTGGATTGAAACTAGAGGCATCTGATTACCTTTCTTTAACAAATTCTACTATTAATAAAGGACAGTTTAAGGGAAACTCGACGACCATAGACGTGGATAACAGTCATCTCCAAAATACAGCTATTAAACTCGAAGATGGAACGCTCACTTTAACAGATACCGAGCTAGATAATGTCAACCTGTCTGGTGACAGCAATACCATCACTGCTAAACAACTATCTCTCAAGAATCTCACTGAAATCACCAGCCGTTATAGTGACATCACTATTCATTTAGAAGAGAAGACACGTTCTACAACAAACTTCAATCTCAAAGTAACCGATGAGGAACTTAGCCTTTCTGATGCCATTGCTAGTTCAGATCAGATGACCACTGACGAGGACCAAGAAAATCTTAGTTTTCATAAACAAGTTAAGGATAACAAAGCAACATTGACTATTAACAGTAAGGAAGGTCCTGTCTCAATCGACTAA
- a CDS encoding DUF1700 domain-containing protein, translated as MTRTEYLKQLDHYLHRLPEEDYQEAMEYFTEYFDEAGPENEDRVIEELGTPKEAAQDILNALWDKKEGEADHSQKSRAKTLWVALLALFAAPLALPAIILIAGLIFAFIAIIFAFFVTALSLLVAGIAVLGVLIWESFTLVSNSLAAMALGIGTGLLVLGIGLLLWLLFMALAKAMTRILLAVISRFTKKGSAA; from the coding sequence ATGACAAGGACTGAGTACCTAAAGCAGTTAGATCATTACTTGCACCGTTTACCAGAGGAAGATTACCAAGAAGCTATGGAATACTTTACCGAATATTTTGACGAAGCTGGACCTGAAAACGAGGACCGTGTTATCGAAGAGCTGGGAACACCTAAGGAGGCTGCACAAGATATCCTCAATGCCCTTTGGGATAAAAAAGAAGGCGAGGCAGACCATAGCCAAAAATCACGCGCTAAAACCCTTTGGGTTGCCCTCCTAGCCCTTTTTGCTGCACCTTTGGCACTCCCTGCTATCATTTTAATCGCAGGACTCATATTTGCTTTCATCGCCATTATTTTTGCCTTTTTTGTCACAGCCCTTTCACTCTTAGTAGCTGGTATTGCTGTTTTAGGCGTTCTCATTTGGGAAAGCTTCACACTGGTGTCAAATTCTTTAGCAGCTATGGCTTTAGGAATTGGAACAGGGCTATTAGTTTTAGGAATAGGCTTACTTCTTTGGCTCCTGTTTATGGCACTAGCCAAAGCAATGACTCGTATCCTCCTCGCTGTTATTAGTCGTTTCACTAAGAAAGGAAGTGCAGCATGA
- a CDS encoding PadR family transcriptional regulator: MYFPVSSTLIEFLILAILEKEDSYGYEISQTIKLVAAIKESTLYPILKKLGQAGYVSNYSQEHQGRKRKYYALTAEGIEHLTYLKLQWRSYKETLDGIVEGSLRHDKD; this comes from the coding sequence ATGTATTTTCCAGTATCATCAACCCTGATTGAATTTTTGATCTTAGCCATTCTAGAAAAGGAGGATTCCTACGGTTATGAGATTAGCCAAACCATCAAATTGGTCGCAGCTATCAAGGAATCCACTCTCTACCCCATTTTAAAAAAATTAGGACAGGCCGGCTATGTCTCTAATTACAGTCAGGAACATCAAGGGCGTAAACGCAAATATTATGCTCTAACAGCTGAGGGAATAGAGCACCTCACTTATTTAAAATTACAATGGAGAAGTTACAAGGAGACCCTAGATGGGATTGTGGAAGGGAGTTTGAGACATGACAAGGACTGA
- a CDS encoding ABC transporter ATP-binding protein: MIRISRLSKSYGKNEVLREMSFEVPSGSICGLVGKNGSGKTTLFHSILNFVNYDGKIELNGHPLTTKTNTQIGYLPEERSLMPKLTVFEQVRYLANLKGMSRKEVSQKLPLWMEKLEVKGKLTDKIKSLSKGNQQKIQLIITLIHEPSLIILDEPFSGLDPVNTALLKKVILAEKERGATIIFSDHVMTNVEELCDSLVMISDGEVVLNGSIQEIRESFGRTRLFVSNDVPRERLENLAHVTSVSKTKQGYWRLVLDDEAAGPMLFRAISGGHYIATFDQQAPTIDEIFKMKSGVEL; encoded by the coding sequence ATGATTAGGATTTCAAGACTCTCCAAGAGTTATGGAAAGAACGAAGTGCTTAGAGAGATGTCATTTGAAGTGCCATCTGGAAGTATTTGTGGCTTGGTTGGAAAAAATGGTTCTGGTAAGACGACACTCTTTCATTCCATTTTAAATTTTGTAAACTATGATGGAAAAATTGAGTTAAATGGGCATCCTTTAACTACAAAAACCAATACGCAAATCGGTTATTTACCAGAGGAACGTAGCCTAATGCCTAAGTTAACTGTTTTTGAACAGGTCCGCTACCTGGCGAATCTCAAAGGCATGTCTCGTAAAGAAGTTAGCCAAAAGCTTCCTCTTTGGATGGAAAAGTTGGAAGTTAAGGGTAAGCTAACAGATAAGATCAAAAGCCTTTCAAAGGGAAATCAACAAAAAATCCAGTTGATCATTACCTTAATTCATGAACCTAGTTTGATTATTTTGGATGAACCCTTTTCTGGGCTTGATCCTGTTAATACAGCTCTTTTGAAAAAGGTTATTTTAGCCGAAAAAGAGCGCGGAGCGACGATCATCTTTTCAGACCATGTCATGACTAACGTTGAAGAATTATGTGATTCTCTAGTCATGATTAGCGATGGTGAAGTTGTTCTTAATGGTAGTATTCAAGAGATTCGTGAGTCATTTGGTCGGACCCGTCTCTTTGTTTCAAATGATGTGCCAAGAGAACGTCTGGAAAATCTGGCTCATGTGACTTCTGTTAGTAAGACTAAGCAAGGTTACTGGCGCTTGGTTCTGGATGATGAAGCTGCAGGCCCGATGTTATTCAGGGCTATTAGCGGAGGGCATTATATCGCTACATTTGACCAACAGGCACCAACTATTGATGAAATTTTCAAGATGAAATCGGGGGTAGAATTATGA
- a CDS encoding ABC transporter permease: MKQLLLVAKETYLRQVKTWAFLLMVLSPFIFIGFTMGIGYLTGSAAGHSSDKVAVVLSDNALKTAFKGIDDVTLKYQTEKAAKKAQKAEDISGYVLVDTVDKQVQATYHSHTSLAGNTKGQLLQVLGGLQNQLNIAEANLSPKQIETLAQEPTFKEEIKEKDDLKKAGKYITFFGLTFIMYFIILTYAGSTAQEIASEKGTKIMEVIFSSVPANLYFYGRILGIFGVITTHIGVYALGGILAYRLLPHFAFSKDIIDVAKPMVDTIIDNLDWSMLFFAIFGILLYVVLAALCGSLVVRVEDVNKAVQPVMYLVIVGFIGAITLGQQGHDNVMLEIGSYIPFISSFFMPIRLINGYASTNEALISLGILAVTAILCTLYIGKSYAGLILQTDDIGLFKSLKRGLSNK, encoded by the coding sequence ATGAAACAGCTACTATTAGTTGCTAAAGAAACCTATCTAAGACAGGTCAAGACTTGGGCTTTCCTCCTCATGGTTCTATCTCCCTTTATTTTTATTGGTTTTACAATGGGGATAGGCTATTTAACAGGCTCAGCAGCAGGTCATTCATCAGACAAAGTGGCTGTCGTTTTGTCGGATAATGCCTTGAAAACAGCCTTCAAAGGGATTGATGATGTGACGCTGAAGTATCAGACGGAGAAAGCTGCTAAAAAAGCGCAAAAGGCTGAGGATATTTCAGGATACGTTCTAGTTGATACAGTTGATAAACAGGTACAAGCCACTTATCATAGCCACACGAGTCTAGCTGGAAATACCAAAGGGCAGTTGCTCCAAGTATTAGGAGGCTTGCAGAATCAATTGAACATAGCTGAGGCTAATTTGAGTCCAAAACAAATTGAAACGTTGGCGCAAGAACCGACTTTCAAAGAAGAAATCAAGGAAAAGGATGACCTGAAAAAAGCAGGTAAATATATTACCTTCTTCGGGCTAACCTTTATCATGTACTTCATTATTTTGACCTATGCTGGCTCAACGGCTCAAGAGATTGCCAGTGAAAAAGGTACCAAAATTATGGAAGTGATTTTCTCAAGTGTGCCGGCCAATCTCTATTTCTATGGTCGTATTTTAGGGATTTTCGGTGTCATTACTACCCATATTGGTGTCTATGCTCTTGGGGGAATTCTAGCCTACAGGCTTTTACCTCACTTTGCATTTAGTAAGGACATCATCGATGTTGCTAAACCTATGGTCGATACTATTATTGATAATCTAGACTGGAGCATGCTTTTCTTTGCTATCTTCGGTATTCTACTTTATGTGGTTTTAGCGGCGCTTTGTGGCTCCTTGGTCGTTCGTGTGGAAGATGTCAACAAGGCGGTACAGCCGGTTATGTACCTGGTTATTGTAGGTTTTATTGGTGCCATTACGCTGGGACAACAAGGGCATGATAACGTGATGTTAGAGATTGGTTCTTACATTCCCTTTATATCATCCTTCTTCATGCCTATTCGTTTGATTAATGGTTATGCTAGTACAAATGAGGCTCTGATTTCCTTGGGTATTTTAGCAGTGACAGCTATTCTTTGTACCCTATACATCGGTAAATCCTATGCCGGTTTGATTTTGCAGACAGATGATATCGGTCTTTTCAAGAGTCTTAAACGTGGATTAAGTAATAAGTAA
- a CDS encoding NUDIX hydrolase, protein MLSSIEKTIKSYHPRPLGQDRAYAVLLPLMRIDDEWHVLYEVRSENISQPGEVSFPGGRIEEGECPEAAAVRETHEELNIPKEAINIFGEIDYLVQHHRTIHCFVGEIHIDCLSSICPNKDEVASIYTIPLKSLLNTPPTYYNLRSKMKPEEDFPVDRLLKNGKDYRFKSRADKIPFYEQGPETLWGLTAMFTHRFTEIIKDCDID, encoded by the coding sequence ATGCTATCATCTATCGAAAAAACGATAAAATCCTATCATCCAAGACCGCTTGGGCAAGATAGAGCCTATGCTGTGCTCCTACCTTTGATGCGTATTGATGACGAGTGGCATGTTCTTTACGAAGTTCGTAGCGAAAACATTTCCCAACCTGGTGAAGTTTCATTTCCCGGCGGACGTATCGAGGAAGGAGAGTGTCCAGAGGCAGCCGCCGTCCGAGAAACGCATGAGGAGTTGAACATTCCTAAAGAAGCCATTAATATTTTCGGTGAGATTGATTACCTCGTCCAACATCATCGAACCATTCATTGCTTTGTTGGAGAAATTCACATCGACTGTCTATCATCAATCTGTCCTAACAAGGATGAAGTTGCCAGCATCTACACTATCCCTCTCAAATCACTTTTAAATACCCCTCCTACCTACTACAATCTTCGTTCTAAAATGAAACCTGAAGAAGATTTTCCTGTCGATCGTCTGCTTAAAAACGGTAAAGATTATCGCTTCAAATCACGCGCTGATAAAATCCCCTTTTATGAACAAGGTCCTGAAACCCTCTGGGGATTAACTGCCATGTTTACCCACCGTTTTACTGAAATCATCAAAGATTGTGATATCGATTGA
- a CDS encoding cupredoxin domain-containing protein, protein MVNSLVMILSLALIAFIIWWFFGKHEVSQQEAVVRGDHQEIRVSVDGGYIPQTIVLKKGLPATLIFNRKDPSSCLDQVVFSDFGVHEDLPMKKDFPIQFTPEEAGEFGFACGMNMIHGKVIVK, encoded by the coding sequence GTGGTAAATAGTCTTGTAATGATACTTAGTTTAGCTTTGATAGCCTTCATCATCTGGTGGTTTTTTGGTAAACATGAGGTCTCTCAACAGGAGGCTGTTGTTCGTGGAGATCATCAGGAAATTCGTGTTTCCGTTGATGGTGGCTATATCCCACAAACGATTGTTTTGAAAAAGGGACTGCCAGCGACTTTGATTTTCAACCGCAAGGATCCATCATCTTGCTTGGATCAGGTTGTTTTTTCAGATTTTGGGGTACATGAAGATCTTCCTATGAAGAAGGATTTTCCTATTCAGTTTACACCAGAAGAGGCGGGAGAATTTGGCTTTGCCTGCGGCATGAACATGATTCATGGGAAAGTGATTGTTAAATAG
- a CDS encoding cupredoxin domain-containing protein, whose protein sequence is MFFKKTMEVKAEQKGDFQEVRVLVDGGYKPERIVLKKGIPARIIFDRQTESACFDQVVFPDFDIKVDLPIKEDFLVELTPNEKGEFDFACGMDMYHGTLLVK, encoded by the coding sequence ATGTTTTTTAAAAAGACAATGGAAGTAAAAGCCGAGCAAAAAGGAGATTTTCAGGAAGTGCGTGTGCTTGTCGATGGTGGTTACAAACCCGAACGAATCGTTTTGAAAAAAGGTATTCCTGCACGTATCATTTTTGACCGTCAGACAGAGTCAGCTTGTTTTGATCAAGTGGTGTTTCCTGATTTCGATATCAAGGTGGATCTACCGATAAAAGAGGATTTTCTTGTAGAGCTTACCCCGAACGAAAAAGGTGAGTTTGACTTTGCTTGTGGCATGGACATGTATCACGGCACCCTGCTTGTTAAATAG
- a CDS encoding copper-translocating P-type ATPase, whose translation MTIKSRFWVAFACSVPMVFFMIAMFTHTLDHKIIEWGTFFFTTIIMMFSGFPFLKSAWASFKNHNANMDTLVALGTSVAYIYSVYAIFNGLPVYFESAGFIIMFVLLGQVFEERMRKNASQAVEKLLDLQVKSASVFRNGDFMEVALEDIVIDDLIKVKPGEKIAVDGTITEGKTSIDESMVTGESMPVSKTVGDTVIGSTINANGMITFKATKVGKDTMLSQIVDFVKKAQSSHAPIQDLTDKISGIFVPVVVILAILTFVVWYSFLGAGSTQAMIYAVSVLIIACPCALGLATPTALMVGTGRSAKMGVLIKNGTVLQALQHIDTVVLDKTGTITLGKPRVTDVAGDQEEVLAIAAALEASSEHPLATAIMAYAETKGIEYDAIEDFQAVEGQGVTGTYQGQLVFLGNRRLQEGKHFPADLEHQMQEWQHQAKTVVILSKGSDVIGLIAIQDAPKETSKQAIQALENRGLKTVMLTGDNEGVAQAIAKEVGINQVISDVLPQDKADQIKALQKEGKVAFVGDGINDAPALSLADVGIAMGAGTDIAIESGGVVLIQNDLLGVVKAYDMSKKTFNRILLNLFWASIYNVIGIPIAAGLFVAFGLTLNPELAGLAMAMSSLSVLTSSLLLNQSKLPNI comes from the coding sequence ATGACGATTAAAAGTCGTTTCTGGGTTGCATTTGCTTGTTCAGTACCCATGGTTTTTTTCATGATTGCCATGTTTACGCATACCCTAGACCATAAGATAATTGAGTGGGGAACCTTTTTCTTTACGACTATTATCATGATGTTTTCAGGGTTTCCATTTCTTAAAAGTGCTTGGGCTTCTTTTAAAAACCACAATGCTAATATGGATACTCTAGTAGCCTTGGGAACTTCTGTTGCCTACATTTATAGCGTTTATGCTATTTTTAATGGTTTACCTGTTTATTTTGAGAGTGCCGGTTTTATTATCATGTTTGTTCTTCTAGGGCAAGTTTTTGAAGAGCGCATGCGGAAAAATGCGTCTCAGGCAGTGGAGAAATTGCTTGATTTGCAGGTCAAGTCAGCTAGTGTCTTCAGAAATGGTGATTTTATGGAGGTTGCTCTGGAAGATATTGTCATTGATGATCTTATTAAGGTCAAACCCGGAGAGAAAATTGCGGTAGATGGCACGATCACAGAGGGAAAAACTAGTATTGATGAGTCCATGGTTACTGGGGAGAGCATGCCAGTCAGCAAGACTGTCGGTGATACGGTGATCGGTTCAACTATAAATGCTAACGGCATGATTACCTTTAAAGCTACCAAGGTTGGTAAGGACACGATGCTATCTCAGATTGTTGATTTTGTCAAAAAAGCACAATCAAGCCATGCCCCAATCCAAGACTTGACGGATAAGATTTCAGGAATTTTTGTCCCTGTGGTGGTCATTCTGGCCATTTTGACCTTTGTTGTTTGGTATTCATTTTTAGGAGCAGGTAGCACTCAGGCCATGATTTATGCGGTCTCTGTTTTGATTATCGCTTGCCCTTGTGCACTTGGTTTGGCGACTCCAACGGCTCTGATGGTTGGGACTGGACGAAGCGCTAAGATGGGGGTGTTGATTAAAAACGGAACGGTTTTACAGGCGTTACAACATATTGATACCGTGGTTTTGGATAAAACAGGAACCATTACTCTCGGTAAGCCTAGGGTGACAGATGTGGCCGGTGATCAAGAAGAGGTTTTGGCAATTGCTGCAGCGCTTGAAGCTTCATCAGAACACCCCTTAGCCACAGCTATCATGGCTTATGCGGAAACTAAGGGCATTGAATACGACGCCATAGAAGACTTTCAAGCTGTTGAAGGACAAGGGGTGACGGGAACTTATCAAGGTCAGTTGGTTTTCTTGGGAAATCGTCGTTTGCAAGAAGGCAAGCATTTTCCAGCCGATTTAGAGCATCAGATGCAAGAGTGGCAGCATCAAGCTAAGACAGTGGTTATTCTATCGAAAGGCTCAGATGTGATTGGGTTAATTGCCATCCAAGATGCGCCTAAAGAAACGTCTAAACAGGCTATCCAAGCCTTGGAGAATAGAGGACTGAAAACGGTTATGTTGACAGGGGATAATGAAGGTGTCGCCCAAGCTATTGCTAAAGAAGTTGGTATCAACCAAGTGATTTCTGATGTCTTACCACAGGATAAGGCAGACCAGATTAAAGCTCTTCAAAAAGAAGGAAAAGTGGCCTTCGTTGGTGATGGCATCAATGATGCACCAGCCCTAAGTCTAGCTGATGTTGGTATTGCTATGGGGGCAGGAACTGATATCGCAATTGAATCAGGAGGCGTGGTCCTGATTCAAAATGACTTATTAGGTGTCGTTAAGGCTTATGATATGAGTAAGAAAACTTTTAATCGTATTCTACTCAACCTTTTCTGGGCATCTATTTACAATGTAATTGGTATTCCCATCGCAGCAGGTCTTTTTGTGGCTTTTGGATTGACACTTAATCCAGAATTAGCAGGATTGGCTATGGCAATGAGTTCCTTGTCTGTATTAACAAGTTCGTTATTATTAAATCAATCTAAATTACCGAATATCTAG
- a CDS encoding MarR family winged helix-turn-helix transcriptional regulator, with translation MPQDVISVLIKRASLALDKKANAFLNPYGLTYAQFKILEYVAHHDELSVTQKMIEDRFSMTNPTVTGIIQNLEKKDLIYRQQNPNDGRSKVLGLTQKTKDLKPHLHAAAHNINQDFTKSLDPDQQETLAQLLKLLIADH, from the coding sequence ATGCCACAAGATGTCATTTCAGTATTAATCAAACGTGCTAGTTTAGCCTTAGACAAAAAAGCCAATGCCTTCCTGAATCCTTACGGATTGACCTATGCGCAATTTAAAATTCTCGAATATGTCGCTCATCATGATGAATTATCCGTCACTCAAAAGATGATCGAAGATCGTTTTTCCATGACCAATCCAACAGTTACAGGTATCATTCAAAACTTAGAAAAGAAAGACTTGATCTATCGCCAACAAAATCCAAATGATGGACGTAGCAAGGTGCTAGGATTGACCCAAAAAACGAAGGATTTAAAACCTCATCTCCATGCTGCCGCTCATAACATTAACCAAGATTTTACAAAGTCGTTAGATCCAGATCAACAAGAGACACTGGCTCAACTATTAAAACTTTTGATTGCAGACCATTAA
- the rpmG gene encoding 50S ribosomal protein L33 has product MRVNITLEHKESGERLYLTSKNKRNTPDRLQLKKYSPKLRKHVVFTEVK; this is encoded by the coding sequence ATGCGCGTAAATATTACACTTGAACACAAAGAATCTGGTGAACGCTTGTACCTTACTTCAAAAAACAAACGTAACACTCCAGACCGTCTTCAATTGAAAAAATACTCACCAAAATTGCGTAAACATGTTGTGTTTACTGAGGTGAAATAA
- the rpmF gene encoding 50S ribosomal protein L32: MAVPARRTSKAKKNKRRTHYKLTAPTVKFDETTGDYSRSHRVSLKGYYKGRKIAKANEAK; the protein is encoded by the coding sequence ATGGCAGTACCTGCACGTCGCACCTCAAAAGCGAAGAAAAACAAACGTCGTACGCACTACAAATTGACAGCTCCAACTGTAAAATTTGACGAAACTACTGGAGATTACTCACGTTCTCACCGCGTATCACTTAAAGGATACTACAAAGGACGTAAAATCGCTAAAGCTAACGAAGCTAAATAA